Proteins encoded in a region of the Gallalistipes aquisgranensis genome:
- the hydG gene encoding [FeFe] hydrogenase H-cluster radical SAM maturase HydG, giving the protein MLFNPQICNLKDEKFRPFISVEEIEAILRNTRNPSPERVQAVVDRSLGLARLSMEETAVLLNARGEEAERIILEGARTLKRRVYGDRIVLFAPLYIGNRCINNCAYCGFRAGNRDALRRTLTDAEIESEVRGLEEAGQKRLILVYGEHPDYSAEYIARTARVVYGVRQDNGRINRVNINAAPFDIEGFRTVKEAGIGTYQIFQETYHPGTYKRFHLGGRKADYEWRLTAMDRAMEAGIDDVGLGVLFGLGDWRFEVLALVRHVNHLEACFGVGPHTISFPRIQNASNLDRTALSPVADDDFIRLVAVLRLAVPYTGLILTAREPRNLRDRLIGFGVSQIDAGTQLEIGGYTEHARRLAQLRAAEKAGESGEQNLHREQFELMDTRSLAETIGQLVEAGQIPSFCTACYRKGRTGEHFMEFSTKGFIKSFCTPNALLTFAEWLEDYAPEGLRVRGRELIGRRTAELDPGRREEVGRLLERIRNGERDLLL; this is encoded by the coding sequence ATGTTGTTCAATCCGCAAATCTGTAATCTGAAAGACGAAAAATTCCGCCCGTTTATAAGCGTGGAGGAGATAGAAGCGATACTTCGTAACACGCGGAATCCCTCGCCGGAGCGTGTGCAGGCCGTCGTGGACCGTTCGCTGGGGCTCGCCCGCCTCTCGATGGAGGAGACGGCCGTGCTGCTCAACGCCCGCGGGGAGGAGGCCGAGCGGATCATCCTCGAGGGAGCCCGCACGCTCAAACGCAGGGTGTACGGCGACCGGATCGTCCTCTTCGCTCCGCTCTATATCGGCAACCGCTGTATCAACAACTGTGCCTACTGCGGGTTCCGTGCGGGCAACCGCGACGCCCTGCGCCGCACGCTTACCGATGCGGAGATCGAATCGGAGGTGAGGGGGCTGGAGGAGGCCGGGCAGAAGCGGCTGATCCTGGTCTACGGCGAACACCCGGATTACAGTGCGGAGTACATCGCCCGCACGGCGAGGGTGGTCTACGGCGTGCGGCAGGACAACGGCCGGATCAACAGGGTCAATATCAACGCGGCGCCTTTCGACATCGAGGGGTTCCGTACGGTGAAGGAAGCCGGGATCGGCACCTACCAGATTTTCCAGGAGACCTACCATCCCGGGACCTACAAACGCTTTCACCTCGGGGGGCGTAAGGCCGACTACGAGTGGCGTCTCACGGCGATGGACCGGGCCATGGAGGCGGGAATCGACGACGTGGGGCTGGGCGTGCTCTTCGGGTTGGGCGACTGGCGCTTCGAGGTGCTGGCTCTGGTGCGTCACGTGAATCATCTGGAGGCATGCTTCGGGGTGGGGCCGCACACGATCTCCTTCCCGCGTATCCAGAACGCCTCGAACCTCGACCGCACGGCGCTCAGCCCGGTGGCGGACGACGATTTCATCCGCCTGGTGGCCGTGTTGCGGCTGGCGGTACCCTATACGGGGCTGATCCTCACGGCCCGCGAGCCCCGGAACCTGCGCGACCGGCTGATCGGTTTCGGCGTGTCGCAGATCGACGCCGGCACCCAGCTCGAAATCGGCGGTTACACGGAGCATGCCCGGCGGCTGGCGCAGCTCCGTGCGGCGGAAAAGGCCGGAGAGTCCGGGGAACAGAACCTGCACCGGGAACAGTTCGAGCTGATGGACACCCGTTCGCTGGCGGAGACGATCGGACAGTTGGTCGAGGCGGGGCAGATTCCCTCGTTCTGCACGGCCTGTTACCGGAAAGGGCGCACGGGCGAGCACTTCATGGAGTTCTCGACCAAAGGGTTCATCAAGAGTTTCTGCACGCCCAACGCCCTGCTCACCTTTGCCGAGTGGCTGGAGGATTACGCTCCGGAGGGACTGCGGGTCCGGGGGCGCGAGCTGATCGGCCGCAGGACGGCCGAACTCGATCCCGGCCGCCGGGAGGAGGTCGGCCGCCTGCTGGAACGTATCCGGAACGGGGAGCGGGACCTGCTGTTGTAG
- the recF gene encoding DNA replication/repair protein RecF (All proteins in this family for which functions are known are DNA-binding proteins that assist the filamentation of RecA onto DNA for the initiation of recombination or recombinational repair.), with translation MFLKRLSVINFKNIPGANLEFSSRVNCFVGDNGAGKTNLVDAVHYLSMCKSSLTMTDGQSVRHGCDAFLLEGEYLSDGGKIERVVCGFRRSGGKTVKRNGKEYEKLADHIGLVPVVIVSPADAFLVSDAADERRRYLNAFLSQLDRDYLTAIVKYNHVLGERNRLLKRPDWPGGEELLDVLDQQLVHWGETVSRKRRELVERLAPQVAEYYRILSDDRERIELSYHSELNDRPFAELLAAAREKDRISQFSTTGVHRDDLRMRIGGYPLKKYGSQGQQKSFLVALKLAQYRLAAAAAGEKPILLLDDLFDKLDMQRVEQLIRLVSGPEFGQIFITDCNKVRLESILERSGEPYTLMRVEGGEPCPAEAGGRKPGEVSPENGEEGR, from the coding sequence ATGTTTCTTAAAAGGCTCTCCGTCATCAATTTCAAGAACATTCCCGGGGCGAATCTCGAATTTTCCTCGCGGGTGAACTGTTTCGTGGGCGACAATGGCGCAGGGAAGACCAACCTGGTGGACGCCGTCCACTATCTCTCCATGTGCAAGAGCTCGCTCACGATGACCGACGGGCAGAGCGTGCGGCACGGCTGCGACGCCTTCCTGCTGGAGGGCGAATACCTCTCGGACGGGGGAAAGATCGAACGCGTGGTGTGCGGATTCCGCCGCTCCGGAGGCAAGACCGTGAAGCGCAACGGCAAGGAGTACGAAAAACTGGCCGACCATATCGGACTGGTTCCCGTGGTGATCGTCTCCCCGGCCGACGCCTTTCTGGTAAGCGATGCGGCCGACGAGCGGCGCCGGTATCTGAACGCCTTTCTTTCGCAGCTCGACCGCGACTATCTGACCGCCATCGTGAAGTACAACCATGTGCTCGGCGAGCGGAACCGGTTGCTCAAGCGGCCCGACTGGCCGGGCGGGGAGGAGCTGCTCGACGTGCTGGACCAGCAGCTGGTGCACTGGGGCGAGACGGTGAGCCGCAAACGGCGGGAGCTGGTGGAACGGCTGGCGCCGCAGGTGGCCGAATATTACCGCATCCTTTCGGACGACCGGGAGCGGATCGAACTGTCGTATCATTCGGAACTCAACGACAGGCCCTTCGCGGAGCTGCTGGCGGCGGCCCGGGAAAAGGACCGGATCAGCCAGTTCTCGACCACGGGCGTGCACCGAGACGACCTGCGGATGCGGATCGGGGGATATCCCTTGAAAAAGTACGGTTCGCAGGGGCAGCAGAAGTCGTTCCTCGTGGCGCTCAAACTGGCGCAGTACCGGTTGGCCGCCGCCGCTGCGGGCGAAAAGCCGATCCTCCTGCTCGACGACCTGTTCGACAAGCTCGACATGCAGCGGGTGGAGCAGCTGATCCGCCTGGTGTCGGGCCCCGAGTTCGGGCAGATATTCATCACCGACTGCAACAAGGTGCGTCTGGAGTCCATTCTCGAACGCAGCGGCGAACCCTACACGCTGATGCGGGTGGAAGGGGGTGAGCCCTGTCCGGCGGAGGCCGGAGGGCGGAAACCCGGGGAGGTTTCCCCGGAAAACGGGGAGGAAGGGCGATGA
- a CDS encoding sodium-dependent transporter — translation MRKRGTFASGFGTVAAVGGSVIGLGNIWRFPYIAGENGGAAFILVYVLVSLLLSVPLMLSEFSIGRHSRRNAMRAFRKVAPGRPAWQGVGLLGIATALLILGFYSVIAGWALEFLREAAAGSFRAQTPAGLKENFDTFVDSGWRPVLWTLLFVAMNGVIVSRGIQKGIEKFNKVVTPLMFLILLGMAVNSFTLGGLREAVDFVFRPDFSKISGAVVMQAVGQSFFSMSLGMGIMITYGSYLRPGDSMFRVAGTVAVSDVCIAILSGLAIFPAVFTFGISPTSGPELVFLTLPNIFAQMTGGYLIGILFFFLLFAAAITSSVSLTEVVVAYVSEEFRLSRRKASLLTVLAVGVLATLCALSQMSGSPLTVAGKDLFDLFDSLTSTYMMPVGGLLIVIFAGWVMKKELLRREITSDGRYGTGIYPFVRALIRFFVPAVIALLFLTQLGLLK, via the coding sequence ATGAGAAAAAGAGGTACGTTCGCCAGCGGATTCGGCACGGTGGCCGCCGTGGGCGGTTCAGTGATCGGGCTGGGCAACATCTGGCGTTTCCCGTATATCGCGGGCGAAAACGGCGGAGCCGCATTCATCCTGGTCTACGTACTGGTCAGCCTGCTGCTCTCCGTCCCGCTGATGCTCTCCGAATTCTCGATCGGCCGCCACAGCCGCCGCAACGCCATGCGGGCCTTCCGCAAGGTGGCGCCCGGACGTCCCGCCTGGCAGGGCGTGGGCCTGCTGGGCATCGCCACGGCCCTGCTGATCCTCGGATTCTATTCGGTCATCGCGGGCTGGGCGCTCGAATTCCTCCGGGAGGCCGCCGCAGGAAGTTTCCGGGCCCAGACTCCGGCCGGACTGAAGGAGAACTTCGATACGTTCGTCGACAGCGGTTGGCGTCCCGTGCTGTGGACGCTCCTGTTCGTGGCCATGAACGGCGTGATCGTCTCGCGCGGCATCCAGAAGGGAATCGAGAAGTTCAACAAGGTGGTCACTCCGCTCATGTTCCTCATCCTCTTGGGTATGGCCGTCAACTCCTTCACCCTCGGCGGACTGCGCGAGGCGGTGGATTTCGTCTTCCGGCCCGATTTCAGCAAAATATCCGGAGCGGTCGTCATGCAGGCCGTGGGACAGTCCTTCTTCTCGATGAGCCTGGGCATGGGCATCATGATCACCTACGGCTCCTACCTGCGGCCGGGCGACAGCATGTTCCGCGTGGCGGGCACCGTGGCCGTGTCGGACGTCTGCATCGCCATCCTCTCCGGGCTGGCCATCTTCCCGGCCGTCTTCACCTTCGGGATCAGCCCCACGTCCGGACCCGAACTGGTCTTTCTCACCCTGCCCAACATCTTCGCCCAGATGACGGGCGGCTACCTGATCGGCATCCTCTTCTTCTTCCTGCTTTTCGCCGCCGCCATCACCTCCTCCGTATCGCTCACGGAAGTGGTCGTGGCCTACGTGTCGGAAGAGTTCCGCCTCTCGCGCCGGAAAGCCTCCCTGCTCACGGTACTGGCAGTGGGCGTGCTGGCCACCCTGTGCGCCCTTTCCCAGATGAGCGGTTCGCCCCTCACAGTGGCCGGGAAAGACCTGTTCGACCTCTTCGACAGCCTCACCTCCACCTATATGATGCCCGTAGGCGGGCTCCTGATCGTGATTTTCGCCGGATGGGTGATGAAGAAAGAACTGCTCCGCCGCGAAATCACGAGCGACGGACGCTACGGTACGGGAATCTATCCTTTCGTGCGGGCCCTCATCCGGTTCTTCGTTCCGGCCGTGATCGCCCTGCTTTTTCTCACCCAGCTCGGCCTTCTGAAATAG
- the carB gene encoding carbamoyl-phosphate synthase (glutamine-hydrolyzing) large subunit has protein sequence MQSAEKIEKVILLGSGALKIGEAGEFDYSGSQALKALKEEGIYTVLINPNIATIQTSENIADRVYFLPVTPEYVEEVIVKERPQGILLAFGGQTALNCGVKLYRSGVLEKYGVRVLGTPVQAIIDTEDREKFVEKLDQIHVKTIQSHAVTTVEDARKTANELGYPVILRAAYTLGGLGSGFCDNDQELEALASKAFTYSPQILVEKSLKGWKEIEFEVMRDRYDNCITVCNMENFDPLGIHTGESIVVAPSQTLTNAEYHKLRHLAITIIRHIGIVGECNVQYALDPYSEDYRVIEVNARLSRSSALASKATGYPLAFVAAKLGLGYGLHELKNSVTKSTTACFEPAIDYIVCKIPRWDLGKFKGVSRELGSSMKSVGEVMAIGRNFEEAIQKGLRMIGQGMHGFVANKELAVENIDEALSHPTDKRIFVIADALKHGYTVDRIYELTRIDKWFLYKLENIIRLEHEIEQYHTIDSVPDALLLEAKKRGFSDFQLARTVTKCAPAEIEQKIIEVRNRRKSRGITPYIKQIDTLAAEYPAQTNYLYVTYDASAHDIDFPQDGKSVIVLGSGAYRIGSSVEFDWCSVNAADTIRKSGLRSVMINYNPETVSTDYDMCDRLYFDELTLERVLDIADLEAPKGVIVSVGGQIPNNLALRLKDQHVPILGTSADDIDRAEDRHKFSQMCDEMGIDQPRWRELTTIDDIYRFADEVGFPLLIRPSYVLSGAAMNVVSNKRELEHFLTLATNVSKQHPVVVTEFIENAKEIEIDAVAKDGEVLIYAISEHVEFAGVHSGDATMVFPPQKMYVETMRRIKKISKLVAQGLHITGPFNMQVMAKNNEIKVIECNLRASRSFPFVSKVLKVNFIEIATKVMLGLPVEIPHKSAFDLDYVGIKAPQFSFSRLQKADPVLGVEMASTGEVGCIGEDFHEAILKAMISVGYYIPQKNILLSTGDARSKTDMLSAAQALQQKGYNLYATQGTADYLAQNGVRAEVLHWPDSELKPNTLDYIKEKKIDLVVNIPKNLSETELNNDYTIRRSAIDFNIPLITNARLASAFIQAFCRLDKKDIKIKSWNEY, from the coding sequence ATGCAAAGCGCAGAAAAAATAGAGAAAGTCATCCTGCTGGGCTCCGGAGCCCTCAAGATCGGCGAGGCGGGCGAGTTCGACTACTCGGGCTCCCAGGCCCTCAAAGCCCTCAAGGAGGAGGGTATCTATACGGTGCTGATCAATCCCAATATCGCCACGATCCAGACCTCTGAAAACATCGCCGACCGGGTCTATTTCCTGCCCGTGACGCCCGAATACGTCGAGGAGGTGATCGTCAAGGAGCGTCCGCAGGGCATCCTGCTCGCATTCGGAGGCCAGACGGCCCTCAACTGCGGCGTGAAGCTCTACCGCAGCGGCGTGCTGGAGAAATACGGTGTCCGCGTGCTGGGTACGCCCGTGCAGGCGATCATCGACACGGAAGACCGGGAAAAATTCGTCGAGAAACTCGACCAGATCCATGTCAAGACCATCCAGAGCCACGCCGTGACCACGGTGGAAGACGCCCGCAAAACGGCCAACGAACTGGGTTATCCGGTGATCCTCCGCGCAGCCTACACGCTGGGCGGCCTGGGTTCCGGTTTCTGCGACAACGACCAGGAGCTGGAAGCACTCGCTTCGAAAGCATTCACCTACTCCCCCCAGATATTGGTAGAGAAATCGCTCAAGGGCTGGAAAGAGATCGAATTCGAGGTGATGCGCGACCGGTACGACAACTGCATCACGGTCTGCAACATGGAGAATTTCGATCCGCTGGGCATCCACACGGGCGAGAGCATCGTGGTGGCTCCCTCCCAGACGCTGACCAATGCAGAATACCACAAGCTGCGCCACCTGGCCATCACGATCATCCGCCACATCGGCATCGTGGGCGAGTGCAACGTGCAGTATGCCCTCGACCCCTACTCGGAGGACTACCGCGTGATCGAGGTGAACGCCCGCCTGAGCCGCTCCTCGGCCCTCGCGTCCAAAGCCACCGGGTACCCGCTGGCCTTCGTGGCCGCCAAACTGGGACTGGGATACGGCCTGCACGAGCTGAAAAACTCCGTGACGAAATCGACCACCGCCTGCTTCGAACCGGCCATCGACTACATCGTCTGCAAGATTCCGCGCTGGGACCTCGGCAAATTCAAGGGCGTAAGCCGCGAGTTGGGTTCGAGCATGAAGTCCGTGGGCGAGGTGATGGCCATCGGCCGCAACTTCGAGGAGGCGATCCAGAAGGGCCTGCGCATGATCGGACAGGGCATGCACGGTTTCGTGGCCAACAAGGAGCTGGCCGTGGAAAATATCGACGAGGCGCTCAGCCACCCCACCGACAAACGTATCTTCGTGATCGCGGACGCCCTGAAACACGGCTACACGGTGGACCGCATCTACGAGCTGACGCGCATCGACAAATGGTTCCTCTACAAACTGGAGAACATCATCCGGCTGGAACACGAAATCGAACAGTACCACACGATCGACAGCGTACCCGACGCCCTCCTGCTGGAGGCCAAGAAGAGGGGATTTTCCGACTTCCAGCTGGCCCGCACCGTCACCAAGTGCGCCCCGGCCGAGATCGAGCAGAAGATCATCGAGGTGCGCAACCGGCGCAAGAGCCGCGGAATAACGCCCTATATCAAACAGATCGACACGCTGGCCGCCGAATATCCGGCACAGACCAACTACCTGTACGTCACCTACGACGCTTCGGCCCACGACATCGACTTCCCGCAGGACGGCAAATCGGTGATCGTGCTCGGTTCGGGAGCCTACCGCATCGGCAGTTCCGTGGAGTTCGACTGGTGTTCGGTGAATGCCGCCGACACGATCCGCAAGAGCGGTCTGCGTTCGGTCATGATCAACTACAATCCGGAGACCGTCTCCACGGACTACGACATGTGCGACCGGCTCTATTTCGACGAGCTGACGCTGGAGAGGGTGCTGGACATCGCCGACCTGGAGGCCCCGAAAGGGGTGATCGTCTCGGTGGGCGGCCAGATTCCCAACAACCTGGCCCTGCGGCTTAAGGACCAGCACGTGCCGATCCTGGGCACCTCGGCCGACGACATCGACCGGGCCGAAGACCGCCACAAGTTTTCGCAGATGTGCGACGAAATGGGGATCGACCAGCCCCGCTGGCGGGAGCTGACCACGATCGACGACATCTACCGTTTCGCCGACGAAGTGGGCTTTCCCCTGCTGATACGCCCCTCCTACGTGCTGTCGGGTGCCGCGATGAACGTGGTCTCCAACAAGCGCGAGCTGGAACATTTCCTCACGCTGGCCACCAACGTGTCGAAACAGCATCCGGTGGTGGTGACCGAATTCATCGAGAACGCCAAGGAGATCGAGATCGACGCCGTGGCCAAGGACGGCGAGGTGCTGATCTACGCCATTTCCGAGCACGTGGAGTTCGCCGGCGTCCACTCGGGCGACGCCACGATGGTCTTCCCGCCCCAGAAAATGTACGTGGAGACCATGCGCCGTATCAAGAAGATATCGAAACTGGTGGCCCAGGGACTGCACATCACCGGTCCGTTCAACATGCAGGTGATGGCCAAGAACAACGAGATCAAGGTGATCGAGTGCAACCTGCGTGCTTCGCGCAGTTTCCCCTTCGTATCGAAGGTACTGAAGGTGAACTTCATCGAGATCGCCACCAAAGTGATGCTGGGTCTGCCCGTCGAGATTCCCCACAAATCGGCTTTCGATCTGGACTACGTGGGTATCAAGGCCCCGCAGTTCTCCTTCTCCCGTCTGCAGAAGGCCGACCCCGTGCTGGGCGTCGAGATGGCCTCCACGGGCGAAGTGGGGTGTATCGGCGAGGATTTCCACGAAGCCATCCTCAAGGCGATGATCTCGGTGGGCTACTACATCCCGCAGAAAAACATCCTGCTCTCCACGGGCGACGCCCGCTCCAAGACCGACATGCTGAGCGCCGCCCAGGCTCTCCAGCAGAAGGGGTACAATCTCTACGCCACGCAGGGCACGGCCGACTATCTGGCCCAGAACGGCGTGCGTGCCGAAGTGCTCCACTGGCCCGATTCGGAGCTGAAGCCCAACACGCTGGACTACATCAAGGAAAAGAAGATCGACCTGGTGGTCAACATCCCGAAAAACCTGTCGGAGACGGAACTCAACAACGACTACACCATCCGTCGCAGCGCCATCGACTTCAATATCCCGCTGATCACCAACGCCCGGCTGGCCAGCGCCTTCATCCAGGCCTTCTGCCGGCTCGACAAAAAGGACATCAAGATCAAGAGCTGGAACGAATACTAA
- a CDS encoding FAD-dependent oxidoreductase produces MKKILIACCVAALLAVSCSKRGPEYDICVYGGTSAGVIAAYSARMMDKKVLLIEPGGRLGGLTSGGLGYTDIGNKQVVTGLSKDFYRRLGRHYGKLEQWIFEPGVAEGIFEDYVSSAGVKVWKKRRIVGAEVGGGKIVSIRVEPSDGEGEARTVTASMFIDCSYEGDLMAHSGVTYGVGREPNSLYDETYNGVQLMTRHQFPDGVDPYVVPGDSTSGLLWGISDAELLPDGSGDTLVQAYNYRICLTDDPDNMIPITRPDNYDSTRYELLLRLFEAQPDKRRLNDYFIWSRMPNRKTDVNNRGGFSTDAIGMNHNYPEAGYEERERIIRNHREYTQGLLYFYGHDSRVPDTLRRQMLRWGYPKDEYEEYGHWTPQLYVREVRRMVGEYVMTQANCENREVVEDGIGMAAYTMDSHNCQRIVVEKDGVKMVKNEGNVEIGGGRPYPISYRSIIPRRGECDNLLVPVCMSASHIAYGSIRMEPVFMVLAQSAAVAACLALETGDVHKVDVARVQTLLRENPLLDGSLPDVLADDSEAVVPDGGWEQLRRNGGYGPTFYVCNEGGKSIRFPLSVPEEGEYRLYTYYQLTDGTVPVTEYVVFDGKEPHAVSVDRADVVIEGQTHGEWIPLGTFRLAPGTESYVEVSGDPSAGRVVADAMLLIAGE; encoded by the coding sequence ATGAAAAAGATTCTGATCGCATGCTGCGTAGCGGCATTGCTGGCCGTTTCGTGTTCGAAGCGGGGTCCGGAGTACGATATCTGTGTGTACGGCGGAACGTCGGCCGGCGTGATTGCGGCCTATTCGGCCCGGATGATGGACAAAAAGGTGCTGCTGATCGAGCCCGGCGGCCGGCTGGGCGGGCTCACCTCCGGCGGCCTGGGTTACACCGATATCGGCAACAAGCAGGTGGTGACCGGGCTTTCCAAAGATTTCTACCGTCGTCTGGGCCGGCATTACGGAAAACTGGAGCAGTGGATTTTCGAGCCGGGCGTGGCTGAAGGCATTTTCGAGGATTATGTCTCCTCGGCCGGTGTGAAGGTATGGAAAAAACGCCGGATCGTCGGAGCGGAAGTCGGCGGGGGAAAGATCGTCTCCATCCGGGTGGAACCTTCGGACGGAGAGGGAGAGGCCCGGACGGTGACGGCATCCATGTTCATCGACTGCTCCTATGAAGGCGACCTGATGGCCCACAGCGGCGTGACCTATGGGGTGGGCCGCGAGCCGAACAGCCTCTATGACGAAACCTACAACGGCGTGCAGCTGATGACGCGGCACCAGTTTCCGGACGGGGTCGATCCCTATGTGGTGCCGGGCGACTCCACCAGCGGACTGCTCTGGGGGATCAGCGACGCCGAACTGCTGCCCGACGGCAGCGGGGATACGCTGGTGCAGGCCTACAACTACCGGATATGCCTTACGGACGATCCCGACAACATGATCCCGATCACCCGTCCCGACAACTACGATTCCACGCGCTACGAACTGCTCTTGCGTCTCTTTGAGGCCCAGCCCGACAAGAGGCGGCTGAACGATTATTTCATCTGGAGCAGGATGCCCAACCGTAAGACCGATGTCAACAACCGGGGCGGCTTTTCGACCGATGCGATCGGAATGAACCACAACTATCCCGAGGCCGGTTACGAGGAGCGGGAGCGGATCATCCGCAACCACAGGGAGTATACGCAGGGGCTGCTCTATTTCTACGGTCACGATTCCCGGGTGCCGGATACGCTGCGCCGTCAGATGCTCCGGTGGGGGTATCCTAAAGACGAGTACGAGGAATACGGCCACTGGACGCCCCAGCTCTACGTGCGCGAGGTGCGCCGCATGGTGGGCGAGTACGTGATGACGCAGGCCAACTGCGAGAACCGGGAGGTGGTCGAAGACGGGATCGGCATGGCGGCCTATACGATGGATTCGCACAACTGCCAGCGGATCGTGGTCGAAAAGGACGGGGTGAAGATGGTGAAGAACGAAGGAAACGTGGAGATCGGCGGAGGACGGCCCTATCCGATTTCCTACCGTTCGATCATTCCGCGAAGGGGTGAGTGCGACAACCTTCTGGTTCCGGTCTGCATGTCGGCCAGCCATATCGCCTACGGCTCCATCCGCATGGAACCGGTCTTCATGGTGCTGGCGCAGTCGGCGGCCGTGGCGGCCTGTCTGGCATTGGAGACGGGTGACGTGCACAAGGTGGACGTGGCCCGGGTGCAGACCCTGCTGCGGGAGAATCCGCTGCTCGACGGATCGCTGCCCGACGTGCTGGCGGACGATTCCGAGGCGGTCGTTCCGGATGGGGGCTGGGAACAGCTGCGCCGGAACGGCGGATACGGGCCGACCTTTTACGTGTGCAACGAGGGCGGGAAGAGTATCCGTTTTCCTCTTTCGGTGCCCGAGGAGGGGGAGTATCGGCTCTATACTTATTATCAACTGACGGACGGGACGGTTCCCGTGACGGAATATGTCGTATTCGACGGAAAGGAGCCGCATGCCGTGTCGGTTGACAGGGCAGATGTCGTGATCGAAGGACAGACGCACGGGGAGTGGATTCCGCTGGGGACCTTCCGTCTTGCACCGGGTACGGAATCCTATGTGGAGGTGTCGGGCGATCCTTCGGCGGGACGGGTCGTGGCCGATGCCATGCTGCTGATTGCCGGCGAGTAG
- a CDS encoding DUF721 domain-containing protein, protein MRRTVPMRLGDIMGDWIRSCPNIARKLAEAKVPDVWPQLVGGTVASYTTSIRFERGTMYVHLSSSVVRHEVFMRRAQLTEAVNRAVGVPVVRQIIVK, encoded by the coding sequence ATGAGACGGACCGTGCCGATGCGACTGGGCGACATCATGGGCGACTGGATACGCTCGTGTCCCAATATCGCCAGGAAACTGGCCGAGGCCAAGGTGCCGGACGTGTGGCCGCAGCTGGTGGGCGGGACGGTGGCCTCCTACACCACGTCGATCCGTTTCGAACGGGGAACCATGTATGTCCATCTCTCCTCGTCGGTGGTGCGCCACGAGGTGTTCATGCGGCGGGCCCAACTCACGGAGGCCGTGAACCGGGCCGTGGGGGTGCCGGTCGTCCGTCAGATCATCGTAAAATGA